A single genomic interval of Terriglobus albidus harbors:
- the gnd gene encoding decarboxylating NADP(+)-dependent phosphogluconate dehydrogenase, translating into MSEGTCDIGLIGLAVMGQNLVLNMNDHGFKVAVYNRTTSKVDEFLANEAKGTPIEGAHSIEELVSKLKRPRRIMIMVKAGSVVDQTIDSIVPYLEKGDIIIDGGNSLFTDSNRRTKELADKGILYIGTGVSGGEEGARFGPSIMPGGNPEAWPAVKPIFQGIAAKVEDGTPCCDWVGEGGAGHYVKMVHNGIEYGDMQLICEAYQLLKDGLGLTADELHEVFAEWNKGELDSFLIEISAEIFAKKDDDGQPLLDKILDTAGQKGTGKWTAIDALDNGMPVTLIGESVFARCLSALKEERVEASKVLQGPAKAGNSSDKKAFIENVRRALFCSKLISYAQGYMLLREAAKIQGWNLNMGGIALMWRGGCIIRSVFLGNIKAAYDKNPKLDNLLLDDFFSKILNEYHASWRKALVHAIESGVPTPAFSTALAFYDGYRTDRLPANLLQAQRDFFGAHTYERVDKPRGEFFHTNWTGRGGRVSSSTYNA; encoded by the coding sequence ATGTCTGAAGGAACATGCGATATCGGCCTGATTGGCCTTGCAGTCATGGGTCAGAACCTCGTTCTCAACATGAACGACCACGGCTTCAAGGTCGCTGTCTACAATCGCACCACGTCGAAGGTAGATGAGTTTCTGGCAAATGAAGCGAAGGGTACGCCCATTGAAGGCGCTCATTCCATTGAAGAGCTGGTCTCCAAGCTGAAGCGCCCCCGCCGCATCATGATCATGGTGAAGGCCGGCTCGGTTGTCGATCAGACCATCGATTCCATCGTCCCGTATTTGGAAAAGGGCGACATCATCATTGACGGTGGTAATTCTCTGTTCACGGACTCGAACCGCCGCACCAAGGAGCTTGCCGACAAGGGCATTCTGTACATCGGCACCGGTGTCTCCGGCGGCGAAGAAGGCGCACGCTTCGGCCCGTCGATCATGCCTGGCGGCAATCCTGAAGCATGGCCGGCGGTAAAGCCGATCTTCCAGGGCATCGCGGCGAAGGTCGAGGATGGAACTCCCTGCTGCGACTGGGTGGGCGAAGGCGGCGCAGGCCACTACGTAAAGATGGTCCACAACGGCATCGAGTACGGCGATATGCAGTTGATCTGCGAGGCCTACCAGTTGCTCAAGGATGGCCTGGGACTCACTGCTGATGAACTCCACGAAGTCTTTGCCGAGTGGAACAAGGGCGAGCTCGACAGCTTCCTGATCGAGATCTCTGCTGAGATCTTCGCCAAGAAAGATGACGACGGCCAGCCGCTGCTCGACAAGATTCTGGATACCGCCGGCCAGAAAGGCACGGGCAAGTGGACCGCGATCGACGCACTGGACAACGGCATGCCGGTCACGCTCATCGGTGAAAGCGTCTTCGCACGCTGCCTCTCTGCGCTGAAGGAAGAGCGCGTCGAAGCTTCGAAGGTGCTGCAGGGCCCTGCGAAGGCAGGCAACAGTTCTGACAAGAAGGCCTTCATTGAGAACGTTCGACGCGCACTCTTCTGCTCGAAGCTCATCAGCTATGCGCAGGGCTACATGCTGCTGCGTGAGGCTGCAAAGATACAGGGCTGGAACCTGAACATGGGCGGCATCGCACTGATGTGGCGCGGTGGTTGCATCATCCGTTCGGTCTTCCTGGGCAACATCAAGGCCGCCTATGACAAGAATCCGAAGCTCGATAACCTGCTTCTGGACGACTTCTTCTCGAAGATCCTGAACGAGTATCACGCGTCGTGGCGTAAGGCTCTGGTTCACGCTATCGAGAGCGGCGTTCCGACTCCGGCATTCTCCACCGCGTTGGCCTTCTACGACGGCTACCGGACTGACCGTCTACCGGCGAACCTGCTGCAGGCCCAGCGTGACTTCTTCGGCGCCCATACCTATGAGCGCGTCGACAAGCCCCGTGGCGAGTTCTTCCACACCAACTGGACCGGCCGCGGCGGGCGTGTCTCGTCGAGCACCTACAACGCCTGA
- a CDS encoding carboxypeptidase-like regulatory domain-containing protein has protein sequence MKRVRLQSVSLLLVLMPVAIGVAVAQPKGADVSGIVRDAQGIPQMGALVQALLPDATPAGMAVTDLKGHYVIRNLTPGKYQVRASAALFLPSMRGDLRLRAGAQAIVNLTLTTLFEESRWLPAERRQPDEPADEWTWSLRTAANRPILRLAGDQDVVLISPGPETPRRVSHTRVEAASGDGFGGGGVKNAVTYGTASSDGHGTLVRAGSSVVSGPYAMGAATEGSVVYQQPAGMFGYTRTRVSFQDHPEMMGQGGASGYQAYTIDSAEVMNFGDMLSLEVGSSLRAVRMGAASVEARPFVKLAMRPSDMLVLSYRMARSRETQSADDIDAADAPLPVAVLQGDRMLQERGTHQQFAATLRNGKGSIRTAYYRDSIDRPMVAGTGPVTGSQLAHGTMLADATTGTSRMMGDAYTSVGWSVFASEQLGQNVWTTVELNTGDALSVVNAPQTASPTATRFRAGRTKSAAVGVKALLPASGTQLRTSYRWQNEQTVTPVNLFSAMSRQPYLSLSVRQPLRIRRLRLENMEAFLDVTNLLEQGYQPYLSSDGRTLYLAQSPRMLQAGLAFTF, from the coding sequence GTGAAGCGAGTCCGACTCCAATCCGTATCGTTGCTTCTGGTATTGATGCCAGTGGCGATTGGCGTTGCCGTCGCGCAGCCCAAAGGGGCTGATGTGTCAGGTATCGTGCGTGATGCCCAGGGGATTCCCCAGATGGGCGCCCTCGTACAGGCACTTCTGCCGGACGCCACTCCTGCCGGAATGGCAGTGACAGACCTGAAGGGTCACTACGTTATCCGGAATCTCACTCCTGGAAAATATCAGGTACGCGCAAGTGCGGCTCTGTTTCTGCCGTCGATGCGAGGCGATCTTCGTCTTCGCGCCGGTGCTCAGGCCATCGTTAACCTGACGCTGACGACCCTCTTCGAGGAGAGCCGCTGGCTCCCTGCTGAGCGTCGCCAGCCGGACGAGCCGGCCGATGAGTGGACCTGGTCACTGCGTACGGCAGCAAACAGACCGATCCTGCGCCTGGCAGGCGATCAGGACGTGGTGTTGATCTCTCCTGGACCGGAGACACCGCGGCGCGTCAGCCATACGCGGGTTGAAGCGGCCAGCGGAGACGGTTTTGGCGGCGGCGGAGTTAAGAATGCCGTCACCTACGGCACTGCCAGCAGCGACGGGCACGGCACTCTTGTCCGAGCCGGCAGCAGCGTTGTGAGTGGACCCTATGCGATGGGTGCGGCCACGGAAGGGTCTGTGGTCTATCAGCAGCCGGCCGGCATGTTCGGCTATACCCGCACCCGTGTCTCATTCCAGGACCACCCCGAAATGATGGGACAAGGGGGCGCGAGCGGATACCAGGCATATACGATTGACTCCGCTGAAGTGATGAACTTCGGCGACATGCTTTCCCTGGAAGTCGGTAGCTCTCTGCGCGCTGTGCGTATGGGGGCAGCCTCTGTTGAGGCCCGTCCATTCGTAAAGCTGGCGATGCGTCCCAGCGATATGCTGGTGCTGAGTTATCGCATGGCTCGCTCTCGCGAGACGCAGAGCGCGGACGATATTGATGCAGCCGATGCTCCTCTTCCGGTCGCCGTGCTACAGGGAGACCGCATGCTACAGGAGCGTGGTACCCACCAGCAATTTGCCGCGACGCTCCGGAACGGTAAGGGAAGTATCCGTACGGCATACTACCGGGATTCGATCGATCGGCCCATGGTGGCCGGTACCGGGCCTGTTACCGGTTCCCAGTTGGCGCATGGAACCATGCTGGCGGATGCAACGACCGGAACCTCCCGAATGATGGGAGATGCGTATACCTCCGTCGGTTGGAGTGTTTTTGCCAGCGAACAGCTCGGGCAGAACGTCTGGACGACAGTCGAACTGAACACCGGCGATGCCTTGTCGGTAGTCAACGCTCCCCAAACGGCGTCTCCGACGGCCACCAGGTTCCGTGCGGGCCGCACGAAATCGGCCGCAGTGGGAGTTAAGGCACTCCTGCCAGCTTCGGGGACACAACTTCGCACAAGCTATCGCTGGCAGAATGAGCAGACGGTCACCCCTGTGAACCTCTTCTCGGCCATGAGCCGTCAGCCCTACCTGAGCTTGTCTGTACGGCAGCCGCTTCGCATTCGCCGCCTCCGGCTCGAGAATATGGAGGCGTTCCTCGACGTCACTAACCTGCTGGAGCAGGGCTATCAGCCGTACCTCTCCTCCGACGGCAGAACCCTTTATCTGGCGCAGTCGCCGCGCATGCTTCAAGCCGGGCTCGCGTTTACCTTCTAG
- a CDS encoding GWxTD domain-containing protein — MKTCGFLLLGASLVFSATVGGAVAYGQDAQSGDSNSPAAKPQVVEHPDPLKRRLSDRERIQQQKDLKKEIKGEYKKWLDQDVVWIITDEELQAFKQLSNDEERDAFIEAFWQRRNPNPDSPDNEYREEHYQRIAYANEHFAAGKPGWKTDRGHIYIAYGKPDSIDSHPSGGQYERPIDEGGGSTSTYPFETWHYRYLEGVGDNIDIEFVDTCMCGDYHMTIDRSEKDALKMVPGAGLTLYEQWGQGSKTDRFTQGGMEQLGLGPRSSMNQSKQFDRLNTYAKLMAAPQIKFKDLEQYLTKSTILNGPPFLFDVRTDYVKVTNETVLVPLTLQVKNRDVTFSNKDGVSTGTVNILGRVTNLNHKVVQTFEDTVSIQVPSELLPKTQDNVSVYWKSLPLKPGLYKVDIAIKDVNNPDHIGTWKRSVNVPKFDDDRLAASSLILADKMERVSTHEISTGNFVIGNTRIRPRVSAGSGVPVTFKREQSLNFWMQVYNLGIDEKSKVNSAKIEYQITDLSNNKALLDATEETAKLNPHADQVTLEKSVPLASLQPGKYQVTIKVDDGVSKQQIAESAPFVVE; from the coding sequence ATGAAGACCTGTGGTTTCCTTCTGCTCGGCGCGAGTTTAGTTTTTTCTGCGACAGTCGGAGGAGCAGTCGCCTATGGACAGGACGCTCAGTCCGGTGACAGCAATAGCCCTGCTGCCAAGCCGCAGGTCGTGGAGCATCCCGACCCATTGAAGCGTCGTCTCTCTGACCGCGAGCGCATTCAGCAGCAGAAGGACCTCAAGAAAGAAATCAAGGGCGAATACAAGAAGTGGCTCGATCAGGACGTCGTCTGGATCATCACGGACGAGGAACTGCAGGCGTTCAAGCAGCTCTCGAACGACGAGGAGCGCGACGCATTTATCGAAGCCTTCTGGCAGCGCCGGAATCCGAACCCGGATTCGCCCGACAACGAGTACCGCGAAGAGCACTACCAGCGCATCGCTTACGCGAATGAACACTTCGCCGCCGGTAAGCCCGGCTGGAAGACTGACCGCGGCCATATCTATATTGCTTACGGCAAGCCGGACAGCATCGATTCGCACCCCTCGGGCGGACAGTATGAACGCCCCATCGACGAGGGCGGCGGTTCCACCTCAACCTATCCGTTTGAGACCTGGCACTACCGCTATCTCGAAGGTGTCGGCGACAACATCGATATCGAATTTGTTGACACCTGCATGTGCGGCGACTACCACATGACCATCGACCGTTCTGAAAAGGACGCCCTGAAGATGGTTCCCGGCGCCGGTCTCACGCTCTACGAGCAGTGGGGGCAGGGAAGCAAGACTGACCGCTTTACGCAGGGCGGTATGGAGCAGCTCGGTCTTGGACCCCGTAGCTCCATGAATCAGTCCAAGCAGTTCGACCGTCTGAATACGTATGCGAAGCTGATGGCGGCTCCGCAGATCAAGTTCAAAGATCTGGAACAGTATCTGACCAAGTCGACCATTCTGAATGGCCCGCCGTTCCTCTTCGATGTCCGTACGGATTACGTGAAGGTAACGAACGAGACGGTGCTTGTTCCCCTGACGCTTCAGGTAAAGAACCGCGACGTAACCTTCTCTAATAAGGATGGCGTTTCGACGGGTACGGTCAACATTCTTGGCCGCGTAACCAACCTGAACCACAAGGTGGTGCAGACCTTCGAAGATACGGTCAGCATCCAGGTCCCGAGCGAGCTCCTGCCGAAGACGCAGGACAACGTTTCGGTGTACTGGAAGTCTCTGCCGCTGAAGCCGGGACTATATAAGGTGGACATCGCGATTAAGGATGTCAATAATCCTGACCACATCGGCACCTGGAAGCGCAGCGTAAACGTGCCGAAGTTCGATGACGACCGTTTGGCGGCTTCCAGCCTGATTCTGGCCGACAAGATGGAGCGGGTCAGCACCCACGAGATCAGCACCGGCAACTTTGTGATCGGGAATACCCGTATCCGCCCGCGTGTCTCGGCTGGTTCCGGAGTTCCGGTTACCTTCAAGCGCGAGCAGAGCCTGAACTTCTGGATGCAGGTCTACAACCTCGGCATCGACGAAAAGAGCAAAGTCAACAGCGCCAAGATCGAGTATCAGATCACCGATCTATCAAATAACAAAGCACTTCTGGATGCGACAGAGGAGACAGCGAAGCTGAATCCGCATGCCGACCAGGTAACGTTGGAGAAAAGTGTCCCGCTTGCCAGCTTGCAGCCTGGCAAGTACCAGGTAACCATCAAGGTGGATGACGGCGTCTCAAAGCAGCAAATTGCTGAGTCAGCACCGTTTGTTGTGGAGTAA
- a CDS encoding efflux RND transporter periplasmic adaptor subunit: MSTKKIVITLAVVLILAIVVVASIAKSRSGVTPVATAKVTRQELVSIVSGTGQIKPKTYVNVGATAFGRITHLYVKEGDHVKKGQTLAAIESVQPESAVAAQTANIAAAKTDLNSSQAAIKTAEANVIQAKADLTQKRFDYNRYEQLYQEKLISKQDYDAKKAAYEVAVATVAQREASLNQSKAQADSSASKIQQAVANQRANFDTLDKTISRAPFDALVTNVPVREGETMVTGIQNALGSTLMTLADMSVITAEVKVDETDIVNVKMDQTVNVTIDALPGRSFKGHVTEVGDQALLRTTGIATSQSTTGTEEAKDFKVVVTLDEGSDDLKPGLSCTAKITTAKVENALSLPIQALVQRDPAIENIYAATKKTTEAATKAAGIKANPIQGVYLLEPKNGKPAVRFVPVATGVTGATEIQVLSGLKEGQEIVIGRFKVLRTLKSGMTVKRDNTPETATESAS, encoded by the coding sequence ATGAGCACAAAAAAAATCGTTATCACCCTTGCTGTTGTCCTTATTCTTGCGATTGTCGTCGTCGCTTCCATTGCGAAAAGCCGTTCCGGTGTTACACCGGTAGCAACAGCGAAGGTCACCCGCCAGGAGCTTGTCTCCATCGTGAGCGGCACGGGCCAGATCAAACCGAAGACCTATGTCAATGTCGGCGCGACCGCCTTCGGCCGCATTACGCATCTCTACGTGAAAGAAGGCGATCACGTGAAGAAGGGCCAGACGCTGGCGGCCATCGAGAGCGTTCAGCCCGAGTCGGCTGTGGCTGCCCAAACCGCGAACATTGCCGCGGCCAAAACCGATCTCAACTCCTCGCAGGCCGCAATTAAGACCGCTGAGGCCAACGTGATCCAGGCGAAAGCCGATCTGACTCAGAAACGTTTTGATTACAACCGTTATGAGCAGCTCTACCAGGAAAAACTCATCTCCAAGCAGGACTACGACGCCAAAAAGGCTGCCTACGAGGTCGCCGTTGCGACCGTGGCACAGCGCGAAGCCTCCCTGAACCAGTCGAAGGCCCAGGCAGACTCTTCCGCCAGCAAAATTCAGCAGGCGGTCGCCAACCAGCGCGCCAACTTCGACACGCTGGATAAGACCATCTCCCGTGCGCCCTTTGATGCCCTTGTCACCAATGTTCCGGTTCGTGAGGGCGAGACCATGGTTACCGGTATTCAGAACGCCCTTGGTTCCACGCTGATGACTCTGGCTGACATGTCGGTCATCACCGCGGAGGTTAAGGTCGATGAGACCGACATCGTGAACGTCAAGATGGACCAGACCGTGAATGTGACGATCGATGCCCTGCCCGGCCGCAGCTTTAAAGGTCACGTTACCGAGGTGGGCGACCAGGCGCTGCTGCGCACCACCGGCATTGCCACATCGCAGTCGACCACCGGCACCGAAGAAGCCAAGGACTTCAAGGTGGTCGTCACCCTCGACGAAGGCTCCGACGATCTGAAGCCCGGTCTCTCCTGCACCGCCAAGATCACAACGGCGAAGGTGGAAAACGCCCTCAGCCTGCCGATCCAGGCCCTGGTACAGCGCGACCCGGCCATTGAGAACATCTACGCCGCCACAAAGAAGACCACCGAGGCGGCAACCAAAGCAGCAGGCATCAAAGCCAATCCGATCCAGGGGGTCTACCTTCTGGAGCCCAAGAACGGCAAGCCGGCTGTGCGCTTTGTTCCAGTCGCTACCGGAGTTACCGGCGCAACCGAGATTCAGGTACTCTCTGGCCTGAAGGAAGGGCAGGAGATTGTGATTGGGCGCTTCAAAGTACTGCGAACTCTTAAGTCAGGCATGACCGTAAAGCGAGACAATACTCCAGAGACGGCCACTGAGAGCGCCTCGTAG
- a CDS encoding ABC transporter ATP-binding protein, whose translation MLTETQVEPTLTPNADGPHDGEVIVTDDLWKTYVMGEQEVHALRGVNLRIRHNEYVAIMGPSGSGKSTFMNLIGCLDSPTQGRYWLNGHDVSQLDDDELARIRNKEIGFVFQTFNLLARATALHNVELPLIYNGTPAAERIERAKQVLESVGLGTRMEHKPNEMSGGQRQRVAIARALVNSPSIILADEPTGNLDSKTGDEIMALLDELHARGNTIVLVTHEPDIADFAHRIVTIRDGQIASDNESSRVR comes from the coding sequence ATGCTCACGGAGACCCAAGTGGAACCCACCCTGACCCCGAACGCCGACGGTCCGCACGACGGCGAAGTCATCGTTACCGACGACCTGTGGAAGACCTACGTCATGGGTGAGCAGGAAGTTCATGCCTTGCGCGGCGTCAATCTCCGCATCCGTCACAACGAATACGTTGCGATTATGGGTCCCTCCGGTTCCGGCAAGTCGACCTTCATGAATCTGATCGGCTGTCTGGACTCGCCGACGCAAGGCCGATACTGGTTGAACGGACATGACGTCTCCCAGCTCGACGATGATGAACTGGCACGCATCCGCAATAAAGAGATTGGGTTCGTCTTTCAGACCTTCAACCTGCTGGCCCGCGCCACGGCGCTCCATAATGTCGAGCTGCCGCTGATCTATAACGGTACCCCGGCGGCGGAACGCATCGAACGTGCCAAGCAGGTGCTGGAATCCGTAGGCCTGGGAACGCGCATGGAGCATAAGCCGAACGAGATGTCCGGCGGTCAGCGCCAGCGTGTGGCCATCGCACGAGCCCTGGTCAATTCGCCCTCCATCATTCTGGCCGACGAGCCGACCGGCAACCTCGATTCAAAGACCGGCGACGAGATCATGGCGCTCCTCGATGAGCTGCATGCCCGCGGCAATACCATCGTCCTGGTTACACACGAACCGGATATCGCCGACTTCGCGCATCGTATCGTCACCATCCGCGACGGTCAGATCGCCAGCGACAACGAGAGCAGCCGCGTTCGCTAG
- a CDS encoding cytochrome c oxidase subunit I yields the protein MGATILTLPPAETAALPNDHYLNREHGLKSWLLTQDHKRIAWLYLISLSFFFLVGGFFAGMIRLELLTPQPDLVASDTYNKLFTMHGVIMVFLFLVPSVPATLGNFLVPIMIGARDLAFPRINLLSWYLYLIGGLCTLTAMVNGGVDTGWTFVAPLSTHYLNTNVIMTGVAIFIAGFSSIFTGLNFIVTVHRMRAPGMTWFRLPLFVWANYAASIIMVLATPVLAIAVVLVAIERLLNFGIFDPAKGGDPLLFEHLFWFYSHPAVYIMILPGMGVISEVISTFSRKRIFGYTAVAFSSVSIAVFGFFVWEHHMFIMGVSNYSALIFSLLTMLVAVPSAIKVFNWATTLYKGSITFETPMLYALGFIGLFTIGGLTGVFLGSMGMDVQLTETYFLVAHFHFVMVGGMLMAFLSGLHFWWPKMTGRMYPESASRLAAVTTFLGFILTFMPQFVLGYLGMPRRYHFYPPEFQVLNVLSTAGASVLGVGYLMPVIYFTWSLKYGRIAGSNPWHATGLEWQIPSPPHVENFTEVPVVKQEAYDYEWLAAQEEKAAVTV from the coding sequence ATGGGTGCTACGATTCTTACCTTGCCGCCGGCGGAGACAGCCGCACTGCCGAACGACCACTACCTCAACCGCGAGCACGGTCTGAAGAGCTGGCTGTTGACCCAGGACCACAAGCGCATCGCCTGGCTCTATCTGATTTCGCTGAGCTTTTTCTTCCTGGTAGGCGGCTTTTTTGCCGGAATGATCCGTCTGGAACTGCTGACGCCGCAGCCTGATCTGGTGGCCTCTGACACCTACAACAAGCTGTTCACCATGCATGGCGTCATCATGGTTTTTCTCTTCCTGGTGCCGAGTGTTCCTGCGACGCTGGGAAACTTTCTTGTGCCTATCATGATCGGCGCACGAGATCTCGCCTTTCCGCGGATCAATCTGTTGAGCTGGTATCTCTATCTCATCGGTGGCCTGTGCACGCTGACCGCAATGGTCAACGGCGGCGTCGATACCGGATGGACCTTTGTCGCTCCGCTCTCGACGCACTACCTGAATACCAACGTCATCATGACCGGCGTCGCGATCTTCATCGCGGGCTTCAGCTCTATCTTTACCGGCCTGAACTTCATAGTCACCGTTCATCGCATGCGTGCGCCGGGGATGACATGGTTCCGCCTTCCGCTCTTTGTCTGGGCCAACTACGCGGCCAGCATCATCATGGTGTTAGCTACGCCGGTACTCGCCATTGCCGTCGTTCTGGTGGCGATTGAGCGCCTTCTGAACTTCGGTATCTTCGATCCGGCAAAGGGAGGCGATCCACTGCTCTTTGAACACCTGTTCTGGTTCTACTCGCATCCGGCGGTCTACATCATGATCCTTCCCGGCATGGGAGTGATTAGCGAGGTAATCTCCACTTTCAGCCGGAAACGTATCTTCGGCTACACGGCTGTGGCGTTCAGTTCGGTCAGCATTGCAGTCTTCGGTTTCTTCGTCTGGGAACATCACATGTTCATCATGGGTGTCTCCAACTACTCCGCGCTGATCTTCAGCCTGCTCACCATGCTGGTCGCGGTACCCTCGGCCATTAAGGTCTTCAATTGGGCAACGACCCTCTACAAAGGGTCCATCACCTTCGAAACGCCGATGCTGTATGCGCTTGGCTTCATCGGTTTATTCACCATCGGAGGACTGACCGGCGTCTTTCTTGGATCGATGGGCATGGACGTTCAGCTCACCGAGACCTACTTCCTCGTAGCGCACTTCCACTTTGTGATGGTGGGCGGCATGCTGATGGCGTTTCTCTCGGGACTGCACTTTTGGTGGCCCAAGATGACCGGACGCATGTACCCGGAGAGCGCCTCCAGGCTGGCGGCAGTAACCACCTTCCTTGGATTCATCCTGACCTTCATGCCTCAGTTCGTTCTGGGCTATCTGGGCATGCCGAGGCGGTATCACTTCTACCCGCCGGAGTTTCAGGTGCTGAATGTGCTCTCTACGGCCGGAGCCTCCGTGCTTGGAGTGGGCTATCTGATGCCCGTAATCTACTTCACATGGTCGTTGAAGTACGGCCGGATCGCCGGTTCCAACCCTTGGCATGCGACTGGCCTGGAGTGGCAGATTCCGTCTCCGCCCCACGTGGAGAACTTCACCGAGGTTCCAGTAGTGAAGCAGGAGGCATACGACTACGAGTGGTTGGCCGCTCAAGAGGAGAAAGCTGCGGTGACGGTCTAG
- a CDS encoding helix-turn-helix domain-containing protein translates to MNLCCEAASVSGKTLSGRAPGEHAALARWDDLDGLEVLTGDFRRHAFLPHWHDTYMLATVERGGVRLRHEAGLAEIVPGSTVLLNPGDVHDAVGISEAERWHYRVFFLPRTILNLVSERERLAFRHAVSSEASLWRRLIALHRTLEEQGTLLERSTALTGLIESLAPEVSGAALETGEISPSVALDRVRQYLEAHWMDAVPLEDLGAVAGLSRFHLLRSFRRQYGLAPHAFQLQLRVQRAKQMLFEGAAAKDTAVECGFFDQAHLTRTMRRYAGVTPARVAAISSKP, encoded by the coding sequence GTGAACCTCTGCTGCGAAGCCGCCTCGGTTTCCGGGAAGACGCTCTCCGGGCGTGCCCCAGGAGAGCATGCTGCTCTTGCGCGATGGGATGACCTCGACGGTCTCGAGGTATTAACCGGCGACTTTCGCCGTCACGCCTTTCTCCCGCATTGGCACGATACCTATATGTTGGCGACGGTGGAGCGCGGCGGCGTGCGCCTGCGCCACGAGGCCGGTCTGGCGGAGATCGTGCCGGGGAGCACGGTGCTGCTCAACCCGGGAGATGTGCACGACGCTGTTGGAATCAGTGAGGCAGAACGCTGGCACTATCGTGTCTTCTTTCTTCCGCGGACGATTCTCAACCTGGTGTCGGAGCGCGAACGGCTCGCGTTTCGTCATGCCGTCTCGTCCGAGGCCTCTTTGTGGCGCCGTCTGATCGCACTGCATCGTACGTTGGAAGAGCAGGGAACACTTCTGGAACGCAGTACGGCGCTCACCGGGCTGATAGAATCCCTTGCTCCCGAGGTCTCAGGTGCTGCGCTCGAAACCGGAGAAATATCTCCCTCCGTGGCTCTGGACCGTGTCCGGCAGTACCTCGAAGCGCACTGGATGGATGCGGTGCCTCTGGAAGACCTCGGCGCAGTTGCAGGTCTTAGCCGCTTCCACCTATTACGGAGCTTCCGTCGTCAGTACGGCCTCGCTCCCCACGCCTTTCAGTTGCAACTACGGGTGCAGCGAGCGAAGCAGATGCTCTTTGAAGGGGCCGCCGCGAAGGATACCGCCGTTGAATGCGGCTTCTTTGACCAGGCACATCTGACGCGCACCATGCGCCGGTATGCCGGTGTCACTCCGGCACGAGTCGCAGCAATTTCTTCCAAGCCTTAG
- a CDS encoding CGNR zinc finger domain-containing protein → MTFDGDEGDTVSTKIRVMQIPKEPGSVPFKLVAGHPALDLVNTLDWRFRPSGSEELLNNYADLLRFTEQSGLMKSSEIQKLATSDPVRKRRSLSSTKRLRECLASILYPIADGQVPPIDSVRTLSAFARTMRKSEDLEWRDFRLQWKAGGDRVCASDVPLRRLVSTALELLTSGEIDQLRACSNQECRWLFLDGSKNKARRWCDMKLCGNRIKARRYRGKQRVVDSQ, encoded by the coding sequence ATGACTTTTGATGGTGATGAAGGGGATACGGTCTCGACTAAAATCAGGGTGATGCAGATTCCGAAGGAGCCCGGCTCAGTACCCTTCAAGCTTGTGGCTGGCCATCCCGCGCTGGATCTTGTCAATACTCTGGACTGGAGGTTTCGGCCATCTGGATCGGAGGAACTTCTGAACAACTACGCGGACCTTTTGCGCTTCACGGAGCAGAGTGGGCTTATGAAGTCATCAGAGATTCAAAAGCTCGCGACAAGCGATCCTGTCAGAAAGCGAAGGAGCTTGTCTTCCACGAAGAGACTCCGCGAGTGTCTGGCATCGATTCTGTATCCCATTGCTGACGGGCAAGTTCCTCCGATCGATAGCGTGAGAACTCTATCCGCCTTTGCGCGGACGATGCGGAAATCAGAGGATCTTGAATGGCGCGATTTCCGTTTGCAGTGGAAGGCAGGCGGAGATCGGGTGTGCGCTTCGGACGTCCCGCTCAGAAGGCTGGTGTCGACCGCTCTGGAGTTGCTTACTTCCGGGGAAATTGACCAACTGCGCGCTTGTTCAAACCAAGAATGTCGCTGGTTGTTCCTTGACGGCAGCAAGAACAAGGCGCGACGGTGGTGTGACATGAAGCTCTGCGGTAATCGGATCAAGGCGAGACGCTATAGGGGAAAACAGCGTGTGGTTGACTCACAGTGA